In one Brevibacillus choshinensis genomic region, the following are encoded:
- a CDS encoding YigZ family protein, whose protein sequence is MLQQYKTVAGYGEDYIVIERSRFIGYAQRVTTEEEASAFIAMIKKKHWDATHNCSAFVIGENDQIQRSSDDGEPSGTAGKPILECIKKNGVKDTVVVVTRYFGGIKLGAGGLVRAYTAGTVTALKAAKIVVHTLHQKISVDVDYHWWGKVENELRLTEQRVVGTDFTDRVTAHVLIPDGHQDDFIAGMIDLTNGQAKIVLGDKEYVEVPVEAVEDEE, encoded by the coding sequence ATGCTGCAGCAATATAAAACCGTAGCCGGTTATGGAGAGGATTATATCGTTATTGAACGTTCCCGATTTATCGGCTATGCGCAACGGGTAACTACTGAAGAAGAGGCCAGTGCTTTTATCGCCATGATTAAAAAGAAGCATTGGGACGCGACACATAACTGCTCTGCCTTTGTCATCGGCGAGAATGATCAGATCCAGCGGTCAAGTGATGATGGTGAACCGAGCGGTACTGCAGGTAAACCGATCCTGGAATGCATCAAGAAAAATGGCGTGAAAGATACGGTCGTTGTCGTAACACGTTATTTCGGTGGGATAAAGCTGGGGGCTGGAGGACTAGTTCGTGCTTATACGGCTGGGACCGTCACTGCTTTAAAGGCAGCTAAGATTGTCGTACATACGCTTCATCAGAAGATATCTGTGGATGTGGACTATCACTGGTGGGGGAAAGTCGAGAATGAACTGCGGTTGACGGAGCAACGCGTGGTAGGGACGGATTTTACCGATCGGGTCACTGCGCATGTACTCATTCCAGATGGTCATCAGGATGATTTTATCGCAGGCATGATTGATCTGACGAATGGACAGGCGAAGATCGTGCTTGGAGATAAGGAATATGTCGAGGTGCCTGTTGAGGCTGTTGAGGACGAGGAATAG
- a CDS encoding S-layer homology domain-containing protein → MKKPYQQFRRWFAMCLTMMLLVTGVLPAVPAFAAVGPVGTNWTNVTTPAKVSGSGTSTDPVLTDVKLLSKVELTYTDSTRDNQGVDVTVDGVTVPTTSANNFTAGKVTLPNFYLNGDGSLTKVTVKPKVTPDAAKDIAEIYYKYVPTTPSTKLKFTEPVSPTGRYASDPIKVSNRTLSGLKYTYSVLNTTDVTQAVEVRVNGTTVRTLYGGGTTIPDIDLAPGLNAIQLFASNTSENETVYYEYNSTNSPITISNFTGGTTAYTPVVYGDSKITLTGTFGSGVSGSNLRLKIITNNGQTVQDLSNTAPQINGSTFTFTDIGLKPGLNQIAFYEKVGNVTKEHYQFYVQYNNTPLVSDLKINDTPLNDPNVNSNPTYISVPSLNRLNLNMDGKALNADTVEVKNVRTGDVVKTSVNRTGSFGLSVPSQLGENTLEIRVYNQDKEVGTFIRKLLVTTTSSGNSDQFYKASLITDSGGVTLEPNQQTVVKGTAPSPAAGIDLNGTALVKFVNITNQQVFDQFKVTISEGSTKKEFVKANGVNFSSVGNPQSGFTEYNVQFEDIPADTFEDGKTYKISLSYQYISKGSSGLIDSPSGYITINNYEYEIKYVDKAKPIIVSTTNTASMQTLTSTGTNTIVTSPLDLNVITENITPSKTNMLVLYNSQVLTEGTDYVLTPGSGTPANQAKISLKKLPQGLGKLTIGYLKTPPATLPDPIVWDTSVNYTLDVRITPYAQITYVDTTGQVRSFEDGYQIKSDNDIQNLDGKLYNYVLKSVGTNSYNIEATLNDQPITFTGSEIDTTKATFRILKTKLAYKKGNNVLKVILKDAPQTVFTYNVSYNTSKTPAVEDIKLEINSNGDTEELTKKATESAYKTGANFLSSLSFTVKDATHVYIEKNGKRINDFRYKSGDWDQDTTNQEYVNARLDAALNNDLEEIYDKRNIDSISRSKFEGKMTTKQYGDLVEEIQDAVTNAQEQEQKLSLFPLTLKKGGTTVYTIVAEDDNGTVIRYDINIEQKYSSWEVLSPVKAKETDQYIIVNSNSAVVKVFAENANKVLFGKNEAKVTNTTNRDFYYDDDLGKTIPETYYVFTSTVALKKGLNTIKFSVVVGDSTYNDQIQIYNANSTVNGAEYREVLGKKVAFSVFEKQFDLKFPSGTVLLSPDDGRAGQEVKDPNGDIFVDVPLYFGIADRTTGQVNIADDDLEDRLVLESNFNYASPLYYVDAGDIEAPGGRDPYYDEGDAQDFKSRWEDNLVPSRRGTLTIKYDPSIVNAANNILTIYYHNGDEWKNIGGIVNTGSKTVQVPFAGFGFYMVMKTRETYDDVVNHDYARDAIETLYAKGVMPAYSGSSFGANRDMSRGEFATMLVKALALPVNAGPYRDSNERDPLEPTFTDVRPNRNQWDYEYKYIETAARAGIIRGKQPGYFRPDDTLTREEAAIMIARAMNLKLATLDASKLALNKMFTDAKDVGYYAAPSVLVVAKAKLMNGEPNDATVKKPTYSFKPTNYLTRAEMAVITVRVMVQLKKLPKQ, encoded by the coding sequence ATGAAAAAGCCATATCAACAATTTCGTCGTTGGTTCGCCATGTGCCTGACGATGATGCTGCTTGTCACGGGTGTGTTGCCGGCGGTTCCTGCGTTTGCGGCAGTTGGTCCAGTTGGAACCAATTGGACAAATGTTACTACACCTGCGAAGGTCAGTGGTAGCGGTACAAGTACTGATCCTGTCTTAACGGATGTAAAACTCTTGTCAAAAGTTGAACTGACATACACAGACTCTACTAGAGATAACCAAGGTGTGGATGTAACTGTAGACGGAGTAACAGTTCCGACCACGAGCGCAAACAATTTTACTGCAGGTAAGGTGACTTTGCCTAACTTTTACTTGAATGGTGATGGGAGTCTGACCAAAGTAACAGTGAAGCCTAAAGTTACGCCTGACGCCGCGAAAGACATTGCGGAGATTTATTATAAGTATGTTCCAACAACGCCATCTACCAAACTCAAATTTACGGAACCTGTTTCTCCTACTGGGCGTTACGCCAGTGATCCGATTAAGGTATCAAATCGTACGCTGTCGGGTCTAAAGTATACATACAGCGTCCTTAATACGACAGACGTTACACAGGCCGTGGAAGTAAGAGTAAACGGGACTACCGTACGAACACTATATGGGGGCGGCACTACAATACCGGATATTGATTTAGCTCCAGGTCTGAATGCAATACAACTATTTGCATCCAACACTTCGGAGAACGAGACTGTTTATTATGAGTACAACTCAACGAACAGCCCAATCACCATTTCTAACTTCACTGGTGGGACTACAGCTTATACCCCGGTAGTCTATGGCGACTCTAAAATCACCTTGACAGGTACATTCGGTAGTGGAGTAAGTGGTAGTAACTTACGCCTGAAAATCATTACCAATAATGGTCAAACCGTACAAGATTTAAGTAATACAGCACCTCAGATTAACGGTAGTACGTTTACCTTTACGGATATTGGTTTAAAACCTGGATTAAACCAAATTGCCTTCTATGAAAAAGTAGGGAATGTAACGAAAGAGCACTATCAATTTTATGTACAATACAATAATACGCCACTCGTCAGTGATTTAAAGATTAACGATACACCACTGAATGATCCAAACGTTAACTCGAATCCTACTTATATCTCAGTACCATCGCTAAACCGTTTGAACTTGAATATGGATGGTAAAGCACTGAATGCGGATACGGTTGAAGTGAAAAATGTGCGTACCGGTGACGTAGTCAAGACATCCGTTAATCGCACAGGATCTTTTGGATTGAGTGTTCCATCACAACTGGGTGAGAATACCCTGGAAATCCGTGTCTATAATCAAGATAAAGAAGTTGGTACGTTTATTCGGAAATTACTTGTGACAACTACTTCATCTGGAAACTCGGACCAATTCTACAAAGCTAGTTTGATAACTGATTCGGGTGGGGTAACCTTAGAACCGAACCAACAAACAGTTGTGAAGGGGACAGCCCCTTCGCCAGCGGCAGGTATTGATCTGAACGGAACGGCACTTGTGAAATTCGTGAATATAACTAATCAACAAGTATTTGATCAGTTTAAAGTAACCATTTCAGAAGGTTCTACTAAAAAAGAATTCGTCAAGGCAAATGGGGTCAATTTTTCTTCAGTTGGAAATCCTCAAAGCGGATTTACAGAGTACAATGTACAGTTTGAGGATATTCCGGCTGATACCTTTGAAGACGGAAAAACTTATAAAATTAGTCTCAGCTATCAGTACATTTCCAAAGGCTCTAGTGGGTTAATTGATTCCCCATCCGGATATATTACCATTAATAACTATGAGTATGAGATAAAGTATGTTGACAAAGCTAAACCTATCATTGTTTCAACAACGAATACTGCAAGCATGCAAACACTTACGTCAACGGGTACGAATACCATTGTTACATCTCCGTTGGATCTCAATGTGATCACTGAAAACATAACTCCGAGCAAAACCAATATGTTAGTTCTATACAATTCTCAGGTTCTGACAGAAGGAACTGATTATGTATTAACACCAGGATCGGGAACTCCTGCAAATCAGGCTAAAATTTCTTTGAAGAAATTACCTCAAGGTCTTGGGAAATTGACGATTGGTTACCTTAAGACACCTCCTGCAACATTACCTGACCCAATAGTATGGGATACATCAGTTAATTACACTTTGGATGTTCGAATTACACCGTATGCACAAATCACCTATGTAGACACAACTGGTCAAGTTAGAAGCTTTGAAGATGGGTACCAAATAAAAAGTGATAATGATATCCAAAACTTGGATGGTAAGCTTTATAACTATGTTCTGAAAAGTGTAGGGACTAACAGCTACAATATTGAAGCTACGTTAAACGATCAACCGATTACATTTACTGGTTCGGAAATTGACACGACTAAAGCGACGTTTAGAATTTTAAAAACGAAACTGGCATACAAAAAAGGAAACAACGTACTTAAAGTAATTTTGAAGGATGCTCCACAAACAGTCTTTACGTACAATGTCTCCTATAACACATCCAAGACGCCAGCAGTTGAAGACATAAAACTTGAGATCAACTCTAACGGCGACACGGAAGAGTTGACTAAAAAAGCAACAGAATCCGCATACAAAACCGGAGCAAACTTCCTGAGCAGTCTCAGCTTTACAGTAAAAGATGCAACACACGTCTACATCGAGAAAAATGGAAAACGCATCAACGACTTCCGCTATAAGAGTGGAGACTGGGATCAGGATACAACCAACCAAGAATACGTGAATGCACGTCTTGACGCAGCGTTGAATAATGATCTAGAAGAAATCTACGACAAACGCAACATTGATTCCATCTCCCGGTCAAAATTCGAAGGGAAAATGACCACAAAGCAATACGGTGACCTCGTCGAAGAAATCCAAGACGCAGTTACAAACGCACAAGAACAAGAACAAAAACTGTCTCTCTTCCCGCTGACCTTGAAAAAAGGCGGCACTACCGTATACACGATCGTAGCGGAAGATGACAACGGTACCGTCATTCGCTATGACATCAACATCGAGCAAAAGTACTCCAGCTGGGAAGTTCTCTCCCCAGTAAAAGCAAAAGAAACCGACCAATACATCATCGTAAACAGCAATAGCGCAGTAGTGAAAGTATTTGCGGAAAATGCCAACAAAGTACTGTTCGGCAAAAACGAAGCTAAAGTAACGAACACGACCAATCGCGATTTCTACTACGACGACGATTTGGGCAAAACAATTCCAGAAACGTACTATGTCTTCACCTCTACGGTAGCTCTCAAAAAAGGTCTGAACACGATCAAGTTCTCCGTAGTAGTAGGTGACAGTACGTACAATGACCAAATCCAGATTTACAACGCAAACTCCACAGTAAACGGTGCAGAATACCGTGAAGTATTGGGTAAAAAAGTGGCGTTCAGCGTGTTTGAAAAACAGTTCGACCTGAAGTTCCCATCCGGAACCGTACTCTTGTCTCCAGATGATGGTCGTGCTGGCCAAGAAGTCAAAGATCCAAATGGCGACATTTTCGTAGACGTACCGCTTTACTTTGGTATCGCAGACCGTACGACTGGACAAGTAAACATCGCAGATGATGATTTGGAAGACAGACTAGTTCTCGAATCCAACTTCAACTACGCAAGTCCGCTGTACTATGTAGACGCAGGTGATATAGAAGCGCCAGGTGGTCGCGATCCGTATTATGATGAAGGCGATGCGCAAGACTTCAAGAGCCGTTGGGAAGATAACTTGGTGCCTAGCCGCCGAGGAACACTCACGATCAAATACGATCCTTCTATTGTTAATGCAGCAAACAACATCCTGACTATTTACTACCACAACGGTGATGAATGGAAAAACATCGGTGGGATCGTAAATACGGGTAGCAAAACGGTACAAGTACCTTTTGCAGGCTTTGGTTTCTACATGGTCATGAAAACAAGAGAGACGTATGATGATGTTGTGAATCATGATTATGCTCGTGATGCGATTGAGACCCTTTATGCAAAAGGTGTTATGCCAGCGTACAGTGGCAGTTCCTTTGGAGCAAACCGTGATATGTCGCGTGGTGAGTTTGCGACCATGCTCGTAAAAGCATTGGCATTGCCAGTGAATGCAGGTCCATACCGCGATAGCAACGAGCGTGATCCTCTGGAGCCAACCTTCACGGACGTACGTCCAAACCGCAATCAGTGGGATTACGAATACAAGTACATCGAGACAGCAGCTCGTGCAGGTATCATCCGCGGTAAGCAGCCAGGTTACTTCCGTCCAGATGACACACTGACTCGCGAAGAAGCAGCTATCATGATTGCTCGCGCGATGAACTTGAAGCTAGCAACCTTGGATGCATCCAAACTGGCACTGAACAAAATGTTTACAGATGCCAAAGATGTAGGGTATTATGCAGCTCCATCCGTACTGGTAGTCGCCAAAGCAAAACTGATGAATGGTGAGCCAAACGATGCAACGGTGAAAAAGCCAACTTACAGCTTTAAACCAACAAACTATCTGACTCGTGCAGAGATGGCGGTCATTACGGTTCGCGTAATGGTCCAGCTGAAAAAACTGCCGAAACAATAA
- a CDS encoding glycosyltransferase family 4 protein, which yields MSTLILGFLTSLIVSFIATPYVKKLAVKVGAVDAPNQRKVHTRIMPRMGGLAIYLGYLVAFFLFVPYSSMGEMLGIFIGSSIVMIVGMLDDKYQLSPKWKLLGQLVATAIVVIPFGLKIGVVNLPYTGSIDFSSGWLMWLAIPITMFWIVGVTNAVNLIDGLDGLSAGVSAIATATMAIMALLMGDHNVAIYCFVLLGAILGFLYFNFHPARLFMGDTGSLFLGFNLAALSIMGFKEALFVSFIIPIVVLGVPLWDTFFAIVRRIVNKKPISSPDKGHLHHCLLNMGLSHRRTVLTIYSISIFFGTMAILLTKTTKWTTIIVMIALLIVTHLATEIVGLVSRRHRPLINAYRRMRLKQAEEQRRTQ from the coding sequence ATGTCTACATTAATCCTCGGATTTCTGACTTCGCTGATCGTATCATTTATCGCAACACCCTATGTCAAAAAGCTCGCAGTCAAAGTAGGAGCTGTGGATGCACCTAACCAACGCAAGGTACATACGCGGATCATGCCGCGGATGGGTGGCTTGGCCATTTACCTGGGTTATTTGGTGGCGTTCTTCCTATTCGTTCCCTACTCGAGCATGGGGGAAATGCTGGGGATTTTCATCGGTAGCTCGATTGTGATGATCGTGGGAATGCTGGATGACAAGTACCAGCTCTCGCCAAAATGGAAGCTGCTTGGCCAATTGGTCGCCACTGCGATTGTCGTCATTCCATTTGGTCTGAAAATTGGTGTCGTCAATCTTCCCTACACGGGCAGCATCGATTTCAGTAGCGGATGGCTCATGTGGCTAGCGATCCCGATCACGATGTTCTGGATCGTTGGAGTGACCAATGCAGTCAATCTGATTGACGGTTTGGACGGTCTATCGGCTGGTGTTTCTGCTATTGCCACCGCGACGATGGCAATCATGGCGCTGCTGATGGGCGATCACAACGTCGCGATCTACTGTTTTGTGCTCCTCGGAGCGATACTCGGTTTTCTGTACTTCAACTTTCACCCGGCCCGCCTGTTCATGGGCGACACCGGTTCACTCTTTTTAGGCTTCAACTTGGCTGCCCTGTCGATCATGGGCTTTAAAGAAGCGCTATTCGTTTCTTTCATCATCCCGATCGTCGTGCTGGGCGTTCCACTCTGGGACACATTCTTTGCTATCGTGCGCCGAATTGTCAACAAAAAGCCAATTTCCAGCCCCGACAAAGGGCACTTGCACCACTGTCTGCTCAACATGGGCCTGTCCCACCGTAGAACGGTTTTGACCATTTACTCGATCAGCATCTTCTTCGGAACGATGGCGATCCTGCTGACCAAGACCACCAAGTGGACAACCATCATTGTCATGATTGCACTCCTGATTGTGACCCACCTCGCAACGGAAATTGTCGGCCTGGTAAGTCGCCGCCACCGCCCGTTGATCAATGCGTATCGACGGATGCGATTGAAGCAGGCGGAGGAACAGCGAAGAACTCAATAG
- a CDS encoding WecB/TagA/CpsF family glycosyltransferase, which translates to MTKQVASILGVPFTTRGFRESVDYMVERIESGEHTHVVTANPEIVMLAREHRGFRSIVEQAYVVPDGIGIVYAAKWTNQPIYERVTGVELLEALMAEADRRRWNVYLLGAHPEVISLAAEKLAERYPSACVVGYRDGYFRQDEEEQIVQEIAEKKPHLLFVALGAPRQEEWMVKYRDQLNASLMMGVGGSFDVISGKVKRAPVIWQKLHLEWFYRLASQPSRWKRQIAIPRFVLTVLKEKWRFRS; encoded by the coding sequence TTGACCAAACAGGTCGCAAGTATATTAGGTGTACCGTTTACTACACGAGGCTTTCGCGAGAGCGTGGATTACATGGTCGAGAGGATTGAGAGCGGAGAGCACACACACGTAGTAACCGCCAATCCCGAGATCGTCATGCTGGCGAGAGAGCATCGGGGCTTTCGTTCCATTGTTGAACAAGCCTATGTCGTTCCTGATGGTATCGGCATTGTCTATGCAGCCAAATGGACGAATCAGCCAATCTATGAGCGCGTTACGGGAGTTGAGCTACTCGAAGCCTTGATGGCAGAAGCAGATCGGCGCCGTTGGAATGTATATTTGTTGGGAGCGCACCCGGAGGTAATCAGCCTGGCTGCAGAAAAGCTGGCTGAGCGCTATCCGAGCGCGTGCGTAGTTGGGTATCGGGACGGATATTTCCGACAAGACGAAGAAGAACAAATCGTGCAGGAAATCGCAGAGAAAAAGCCCCACCTCTTGTTTGTGGCGTTGGGTGCGCCGAGACAGGAAGAATGGATGGTCAAGTATCGCGATCAGTTGAATGCTTCCCTGATGATGGGAGTTGGCGGCAGCTTTGACGTCATTTCCGGGAAAGTAAAGCGTGCCCCTGTCATTTGGCAGAAACTGCATCTGGAGTGGTTCTATCGCCTGGCCTCCCAGCCTTCACGCTGGAAGCGTCAGATCGCCATTCCGCGGTTTGTCCTGACTGTCTTGAAAGAAAAATGGAGGTTCCGCTCCTAG
- the fabZ gene encoding 3-hydroxyacyl-ACP dehydratase FabZ → MEIKAPLDIVQIQEIIPHRYPFLLVDKIVELEQGKRAVGVKNVTINEPFFQGHFPGYPVMPGVLIVEALAQVGAVAMLSMEEHQGKIGLFAGIDEFRFKDQVKPGDTLTLDVELTRVRGTVGKGYGKALVNGKVVAEGGLMFALTAAAQAHS, encoded by the coding sequence ATGGAAATTAAAGCGCCTTTAGATATCGTACAGATTCAAGAAATCATTCCTCATCGGTATCCGTTTTTGCTGGTAGACAAGATTGTGGAGCTGGAGCAAGGCAAGCGAGCAGTTGGCGTAAAGAACGTAACGATCAACGAACCGTTCTTTCAAGGTCATTTTCCAGGCTATCCAGTGATGCCAGGCGTCCTAATTGTGGAAGCTTTGGCGCAGGTAGGAGCAGTAGCCATGCTGAGCATGGAGGAACATCAAGGAAAAATCGGACTGTTTGCAGGGATCGATGAGTTTCGATTCAAAGACCAAGTAAAGCCCGGCGATACGCTAACGCTCGATGTTGAGCTGACTCGCGTTCGCGGAACAGTCGGCAAAGGATATGGGAAAGCATTGGTAAATGGCAAGGTTGTAGCTGAAGGCGGATTGATGTTTGCACTTACTGCAGCAGCTCAGGCACATTCATGA
- a CDS encoding CDP-alcohol phosphatidyltransferase family protein: MSVNLPNLLTIFRIVLIPLYLYIFFSEEPYHVEIALGILILAGLTDIADGYIARKHKLVTTFGIMMDPLADKLMMLSVIASLFLTERISLWAALFFFARDVAMIVTGAIYHLRGKKTVPANAYGKVTTVLFYLVIPLAMYRYEYSEEILWTVIAFSFITSAIYLGKFRLLNRT, from the coding sequence ATATCCGTGAATCTTCCTAATTTGCTTACGATCTTTCGCATCGTGCTCATCCCTTTGTACCTGTACATCTTTTTTTCCGAAGAACCGTATCATGTAGAGATCGCATTGGGCATCCTGATTTTGGCGGGACTAACGGATATTGCAGATGGGTACATTGCGAGAAAGCATAAGCTAGTGACCACATTCGGGATCATGATGGATCCGCTTGCCGATAAATTAATGATGTTGTCAGTGATTGCTTCGTTGTTTTTAACAGAGCGAATCAGCTTGTGGGCAGCCCTGTTTTTCTTTGCAAGGGACGTAGCGATGATCGTTACAGGTGCGATCTACCACCTGCGCGGGAAGAAAACCGTACCGGCAAATGCGTATGGCAAGGTCACCACGGTATTGTTTTACCTGGTAATTCCTTTGGCGATGTATCGGTATGAATACAGTGAAGAGATTCTGTGGACGGTCATTGCGTTCTCGTTTATTACGAGCGCGATCTACCTGGGAAAGTTTCGTTTGCTGAACCGTACGTAA
- a CDS encoding M20/M25/M40 family metallo-hydrolase, whose protein sequence is MKRKFIGTAFLTLSLLTSLTPLSSAAAVSNVQSEVVSSETAKLLQELLRFDSTNPGGQTLALAEFLKSKFDKLGVETDVIKTPSGQAHFIARLKGNGTKKPVLLAAHSDVVPVERKNWTVDPFGGVIKDGYVMGRGAMDFKGGLAVFAQAVMMVKEKNVSLDRDVIFLAEADEEAGEYGTEWLAKNYWEKIDAEFALNEGGWIFQDADGKTTQVNITTRDKIYVSFKLTASGKPTHSSRPMPDSAIKSLSLALTKITNWDTDPTLNDQTREYFLALSRTAKEPLASHLKKLAESKDPSKAREAGEKVVELGSYPLLWHALMRNTVAPTIIQAGVKENVIPGSAEAIINVRLVPGSTPFEVMEQLQNVIADPEVKVSLASNMSEEEAGKYYDQRTKAVPSSTETELYKALAESSKSVWPEAEVVPALFEAGTDGAAWRNRGVPVYGIYPYPLDNDTLERMHGNDERISVNSLEEGTKMIYNTLIKVAGSN, encoded by the coding sequence ATGAAGCGCAAGTTTATTGGTACAGCCTTTCTTACACTGTCCCTCTTGACAAGCCTTACCCCTCTTTCGTCGGCAGCAGCGGTTTCCAACGTACAATCGGAGGTCGTCAGCAGCGAGACAGCCAAACTGCTTCAAGAACTGCTCCGCTTCGATTCGACCAATCCTGGAGGACAAACTCTGGCGCTGGCAGAATTTTTGAAGAGTAAATTCGATAAACTCGGAGTGGAGACGGATGTCATCAAAACTCCTTCCGGCCAAGCTCACTTCATCGCTCGTTTAAAGGGAAATGGCACTAAGAAGCCAGTATTGCTCGCCGCTCATTCCGACGTCGTACCCGTCGAGCGAAAAAACTGGACCGTCGATCCGTTCGGAGGTGTTATCAAAGACGGATATGTCATGGGGCGCGGAGCTATGGACTTCAAAGGCGGGTTGGCAGTTTTTGCCCAAGCGGTCATGATGGTGAAAGAAAAGAATGTTTCGCTAGATCGGGATGTGATTTTTCTTGCGGAAGCCGACGAGGAAGCAGGAGAATATGGCACGGAATGGCTGGCGAAGAATTACTGGGAAAAGATCGACGCCGAATTTGCGCTTAACGAGGGCGGATGGATTTTCCAAGACGCCGATGGAAAGACAACACAGGTCAATATTACTACACGAGATAAGATCTATGTTTCCTTCAAGCTGACTGCGTCCGGAAAACCGACCCATTCTTCCCGGCCGATGCCTGACAGTGCCATTAAGAGTCTTTCGCTGGCACTGACGAAGATCACCAACTGGGATACCGACCCGACTCTTAACGATCAAACCAGAGAGTATTTTCTGGCCCTCTCGAGGACTGCCAAGGAGCCGCTCGCAAGCCATTTGAAGAAATTAGCTGAAAGCAAGGATCCATCAAAGGCTCGCGAGGCAGGGGAGAAGGTGGTGGAACTGGGTAGCTATCCACTCCTTTGGCATGCCTTAATGCGCAATACCGTTGCACCGACGATCATTCAAGCAGGCGTCAAGGAAAATGTCATTCCAGGTTCAGCTGAGGCCATCATCAATGTGCGGCTTGTACCCGGTTCTACGCCGTTTGAGGTAATGGAACAGCTTCAAAACGTGATTGCAGACCCTGAGGTTAAGGTAAGTTTGGCGAGCAATATGAGCGAAGAAGAGGCCGGGAAATACTACGACCAACGTACGAAAGCTGTACCGTCTTCAACAGAAACGGAGCTCTATAAGGCACTTGCGGAAAGCAGCAAATCGGTTTGGCCTGAAGCAGAGGTGGTTCCAGCATTGTTTGAGGCGGGTACCGACGGAGCGGCTTGGCGGAACAGGGGAGTCCCGGTCTACGGCATCTACCCGTATCCGCTTGATAACGATACCCTTGAGCGCATGCATGGTAATGACGAAAGAATATCCGTAAATTCACTCGAGGAAGGAACCAAAATGATTTACAACACCCTCATCAAGGTTGCTGGAAGCAACTGA
- a CDS encoding DNA-directed RNA polymerase subunit beta, protein MDRGKGQPFPRDTQEVKTKERARRGKNWPIVMIKILMVPLLLFFSLVIGLMIGYGVVGHKPTSEVFDLGTYKHMWDLLFAGT, encoded by the coding sequence ATGGATCGAGGAAAGGGACAACCATTCCCGCGTGATACCCAAGAGGTCAAGACAAAAGAACGCGCACGAAGAGGTAAGAATTGGCCCATCGTCATGATCAAGATCTTGATGGTCCCCCTTCTGTTGTTCTTCTCGCTGGTCATCGGACTGATGATCGGTTATGGTGTGGTTGGACATAAACCAACATCAGAAGTGTTTGATCTGGGTACATACAAGCATATGTGGGATTTGTTGTTTGCAGGGACTTAA
- a CDS encoding flagellar hook-basal body protein, translating into MQSLNISTAAMRGIQQALDNTSNNLSNIDTVGFKRRVASFSELLSDSMNEQPAADNQNRNTPAGLRIGSGARLGLTKLDMGQGSMKQTDVPTDLMIQGEGYFLVTRKIKDANGALLQEENRLTREGNFKLQYSDDDGGYVLHTASGHILTNSSGNPITFNDPVGDILITEDGSVTMDGEPVDTIGLWKVDNPDELQQVGQDLFDPDLASGIAPDTKYKNALDEDVATLRQGALESSNVNMMEEMSQLVNIQRAYQLNSRAIGISDQMMGIANSIRSR; encoded by the coding sequence ATGCAGTCGCTTAACATTTCCACAGCTGCCATGCGCGGCATTCAGCAAGCGCTGGACAATACGTCCAACAACCTGTCGAATATCGATACGGTTGGCTTCAAGCGTCGAGTGGCATCGTTTTCCGAGCTACTTTCTGACTCGATGAACGAACAGCCCGCAGCAGATAATCAGAACCGCAATACGCCAGCTGGTTTGCGCATTGGCAGCGGTGCCCGTCTCGGACTGACCAAGCTCGATATGGGTCAGGGTAGCATGAAACAGACAGATGTACCGACGGACTTGATGATTCAGGGGGAAGGTTATTTCCTCGTTACGAGAAAAATCAAAGATGCAAATGGTGCATTGCTTCAAGAGGAAAACCGCCTAACACGTGAGGGGAATTTCAAACTCCAGTATAGTGATGATGACGGAGGATATGTCCTCCATACAGCATCCGGTCATATTTTGACCAATAGTAGCGGTAATCCCATCACCTTTAATGACCCTGTAGGAGATATCCTGATTACTGAGGATGGCAGTGTCACAATGGATGGTGAACCGGTTGATACAATTGGTTTATGGAAAGTGGACAACCCCGACGAATTGCAGCAGGTAGGACAGGACCTCTTCGATCCGGATCTGGCCTCTGGAATTGCGCCGGATACCAAATATAAAAATGCTCTTGACGAAGATGTCGCAACTCTGCGCCAAGGTGCACTCGAATCCTCCAACGTCAATATGATGGAGGAAATGTCCCAGCTGGTAAACATCCAGCGGGCGTATCAGTTAAACTCACGGGCAATTGGCATCAGCGATCAGATGATGGGCATTGCCAATTCAATCAGAAGCAGATAA